A genomic window from Sparus aurata chromosome 14, fSpaAur1.1, whole genome shotgun sequence includes:
- the LOC115595278 gene encoding tetraspanin-7-like → MSFALPYGSLSARPSPSRRSLDWEREQLAVRRFSSPRGLDLLSPPPLPRRPSAIPGYLLSPYQEQEEQLQQQQQRLSLSVCSEASLAPPAPPPVGAAPPCCRPVGVMHLLRLGLLAFSCLFWAAGLAIFTLGVWAQISLADFMLLSANRYPNAPLILLATGATITAWGFLGCLGVAANLPCVLRAYGFFQLAALIAGLAAGLSGLFYREDIAGGFRSGLQRAVAGYTEDEGRADALDSLQRALECCGAEGWRDWLSSDWAIQHMTFLPNDNGTSVSLPDSCCVRRKGCKNRPLLSDDVEGVVAAGIHQHGCFRKVFSLVNDNVFHIAATVLGLAFTQIGGIALACLLANKMAPRQHRRVVAH, encoded by the coding sequence ATGAGCTTTGCATTGCCGTATGGCTCGCTGTCAGCTCGACCGAGTCCGAGTAGGCGATCTTTGGATTGGGAACGCGAGCAGCTGGCTGTGCGAAGGTTCTCCTCTCCGCGGGGTCTCGACCtgctctctccacctcctcttcctcgccgACCCTCTGCGATCCCCGGATACCTGCTGTCACCCTACcaagagcaggaggagcagctccagcagcagcagcagcgactaTCCTTGTCTGTGTGCTCAGAGGCCTCCCTGGCGccccctgctcctccacctgtgGGCGCTGCCCCACCCTGCTGCCGCCCAGTGGGAGTCATGCATCTCCTGCGTCTGGGTCTCCTGGCCTTCAGCTGCCTCTTCTGGGCAGCTGGCTTGGCCATCTTCACCCTGGGCGTGTGGGCACAGATTTCCCTGGCAGACTTCATGTTGCTGTCTGCCAATCGCTACCCCAACGCCCCACTCATCCTTCTTGCCACGGGAGCCACCATCACTGCCTGGGGCTTCCTGGGTTGTCTCGGTGTGGCTGCAAACCTTCCCTGCGTTCTTAGGGCTTACGGGTTCTTTCAACTTGCTGCACTCATCGCCGGTTTAGCTGCTGGTCTCTCAGGTCTCTTCTATCGGGAAGACATTGCCGGAGGTTTTCGCAGCGGCTTACAGCGAGCAGTGGCCGGCTACACAGAGGATGAAGGCCGTGCCGATGCATTAGACAGCCTGCAAAGGGCCCTGGAGTGTTGCGGAGCTGAGGGCTGGCGTGACTGGCTCTCTTCGGACTGGGCTATCCAGCATATGACCTTCCTACCCAACGACAACGGCACCTCGGTATCGCTACCGGACAGCTGCTGCGTGAGGCGCAAGGGCTGCAAGAATCGACCTCTCTTGTCAGATGACGTTGAAGGAGTTGTGGCTGCAGGGATCCATCAACACGGCTGCTTCCGCAAAGTCTTCAGTTTGGTCAACGACAACGTCTTCCACATTGCCGCAACTGTGTTAGGACTGGCCTTCACCCAGATCGGAGGCATTGCCCTGGCTTGTCTGCTGGCTAACAAAATGGCACCAAGACAACATCGACGTGTGGTGGCACATTAA